From the genome of Pseudomonas sp. gcc21, one region includes:
- a CDS encoding osmoprotectant NAGGN system M42 family peptidase, translating to MPYKHYGPDMGFLKGTLLEMLAIPCPTGFTDGIVRYVSEHLDALGVPHELTRRGTIRATIKGRQNSPDRAIAAHLDTIGAMVRSIKPNGRLELAPIGHWSSRFAEGSRVSLFGDHGCLRGSVLPLMASGHTFNEEVDALPVSWDNVELRIDAVTTSRAETEALGVNVGDFVAFDPLPEFSDSGYISARHLDNKAGAAALLTTIKQIVESGEQLPMDLHPIFTITEETGTGSAGALPWDVSEFVGVDIAPSAPGQTSSEHAVSLCMQDSGGPYDYHLSRHLLSLCQRDEIPVRRDVFRYYHSDAESAIRSGNDIRTALIAFGTDATHGYERTHRDSLEAVARLLTAYAFSPPVFEHDKRDDAPRENFQRQLDPETMSNNETHLPPLERVFAHESMDGDLPELEETKRLTGTNRHLDNNNT from the coding sequence ATGCCTTATAAGCATTACGGCCCGGATATGGGCTTTCTGAAAGGCACCCTGCTCGAGATGCTTGCCATACCCTGCCCGACCGGGTTCACCGATGGCATCGTGCGATATGTGTCAGAACACCTGGACGCCTTGGGCGTGCCCCACGAACTGACGCGGCGAGGCACTATCCGCGCTACCATCAAAGGGCGCCAGAACAGCCCGGACCGCGCCATCGCAGCGCATCTGGATACCATCGGTGCGATGGTGCGCAGCATCAAGCCCAATGGCAGACTCGAACTGGCGCCAATCGGGCATTGGTCGAGCCGCTTCGCCGAAGGCAGCCGGGTCAGCCTGTTCGGGGACCACGGTTGTCTGCGCGGAAGCGTGCTACCGCTCATGGCCTCCGGGCACACCTTCAATGAGGAAGTGGACGCCCTGCCTGTGAGCTGGGATAACGTCGAGCTGCGCATTGATGCCGTCACCACCAGCCGTGCCGAAACCGAGGCGCTGGGGGTCAACGTTGGCGACTTCGTTGCCTTCGATCCGCTCCCGGAGTTTTCTGATAGCGGTTATATCAGCGCTCGGCATCTGGACAACAAGGCCGGCGCCGCTGCGCTGCTCACCACCATCAAGCAAATTGTCGAAAGCGGCGAACAGCTGCCGATGGACCTGCACCCCATTTTCACCATTACCGAGGAAACCGGTACCGGCTCCGCCGGCGCGCTGCCCTGGGATGTCAGCGAGTTCGTCGGCGTGGATATCGCGCCCTCCGCTCCCGGGCAAACCAGCAGTGAGCACGCGGTGTCGTTGTGCATGCAGGACTCGGGCGGACCTTATGACTATCACCTGTCACGCCATCTGCTCAGCCTGTGCCAGCGCGACGAAATACCGGTTCGCCGTGATGTGTTCCGCTATTACCACAGCGATGCCGAGTCGGCGATCCGCTCGGGGAATGATATCCGCACCGCGCTGATCGCCTTTGGCACAGACGCCACGCATGGCTACGAGCGCACCCATCGCGATAGCCTCGAAGCGGTCGCTCGCCTGCTGACGGCCTATGCTTTCAGCCCGCCGGTATTCGAACACGACAAACGCGACGATGCGCCAAGGGAAAACTTCCAGCGCCAGCTCGACCCCGAGACCATGTCCAACAATGAGACCCACCTGCCGCCGCTGGAAAGAGTGTTCGCCCATGAGAGCATGGACGGCGATCTTCCGGAGCTGGAAGAAACCAAACGATTGACCGGAACCAACCGGCACCTCGACAACAACAATACGTGA
- a CDS encoding YdbH domain-containing protein gives MLALITLAGIFAVQSAQRALRDAGVEHLDWRGVSWSGSTLSVAEITGRYAAEQGDLGFAAWGVQVKLVWQAGPRLQLIDVRDLDLDWRPTPGMTFEDPMLDSNPGSTAPASLDQPPASLDPRDWLHMPHWFPDKAAVRDLDLSMPCQQAVCELSGSLDVRRDPAVANSVSGQLSLLSGAESLALSFDLRDEADAFVLNSELALSGQHALALHADWRGVGDAARWQGSLSVPDWPDANWLFEFVDPWLAPGSLPLVQLPTGLQFDANWALQPGRTPHYWKDLLAGAVRVEGQFNLPQPWVIEDIGAVSGAADFDFEGDQGNWLLHQGTATVQLDRLSWPGLANLPADVRPVSVRAVVEPEPGSTQGWRAALPLTVKATLDGPVTGTLDTRLSLSNSPALQAQLHEGRLQLAADNIEYADARFHDLQADMFFQGLVNQQLLSLTLGKSSGLDSAVMQLSGPGVSLTDARLELAGLKLDMPLDGQGAIQLDAPIRLAASRLEHAVLRPQSWNLVGKLGYGDEQLDWEGVAAAASGLQFGLNMTWSANAGWRARLAPDAIFLRAANPLALTLADWPALLDLSAGRLIANFDASGNASIERLSGRINLSGGSGIYDRMEFDGLELPLSVELRGEQATFTASSITLQSLNPGLPVGPARIAGRYQTTLEQMLAGELRIEHASTEVLGGRLLVQPATVDFSQARQNLMVQMQGVELTELFEAYPAEGLSGNGIIDGQLPVTLTDNGVIIENGSVKAREPGGVMQYRSDKLAALGDNPGMRELVLALNDFRYSVLASDIDYAENGTLVLDLRLEGHNPELQQGRPVHLNVRLEEDIPALLASLQLSGQVSDIIQKRVQERLLQRR, from the coding sequence GTGCTTGCATTAATAACGCTGGCCGGCATCTTTGCCGTGCAGTCAGCGCAGCGAGCGTTACGGGATGCCGGCGTCGAGCATCTCGACTGGCGAGGCGTAAGCTGGTCGGGCAGCACGTTGAGCGTGGCAGAAATCACTGGCCGGTACGCAGCCGAACAGGGTGATCTGGGCTTTGCCGCCTGGGGTGTTCAAGTCAAACTGGTGTGGCAAGCGGGGCCGCGTCTGCAGCTGATTGATGTCCGGGATCTGGATCTCGACTGGCGCCCCACGCCCGGTATGACCTTTGAAGATCCCATGCTTGATTCCAACCCGGGTTCGACGGCCCCGGCGTCGCTCGACCAACCGCCCGCTTCGCTGGATCCGCGCGACTGGCTGCATATGCCGCACTGGTTCCCCGACAAGGCTGCTGTCCGCGATTTGGATCTGAGCATGCCCTGCCAACAGGCAGTCTGCGAGCTCAGCGGTTCACTTGATGTACGCCGCGATCCCGCCGTTGCCAATTCGGTCAGCGGGCAGCTGTCCCTGCTGTCCGGCGCGGAAAGTCTGGCATTGAGCTTCGACTTGCGCGATGAGGCGGATGCCTTCGTGCTCAACAGTGAGCTTGCGCTCTCGGGCCAACACGCGCTGGCGCTACACGCGGATTGGCGCGGTGTCGGAGATGCTGCTCGATGGCAGGGCAGCTTAAGCGTGCCCGACTGGCCAGATGCAAACTGGTTGTTTGAGTTTGTGGACCCGTGGCTCGCGCCGGGCAGCTTACCTTTAGTGCAGTTGCCGACAGGTCTGCAGTTCGATGCGAACTGGGCGCTGCAGCCCGGTCGAACGCCGCATTATTGGAAAGATCTGCTGGCCGGAGCTGTGCGTGTAGAGGGTCAGTTCAATCTACCGCAGCCCTGGGTCATTGAAGATATCGGGGCCGTCAGCGGGGCGGCTGATTTTGATTTTGAGGGCGATCAGGGCAACTGGTTGTTGCACCAGGGCACTGCCACCGTACAGCTTGACCGGTTGAGCTGGCCCGGCTTGGCGAACCTGCCCGCCGACGTACGCCCGGTCTCGGTGCGCGCTGTAGTTGAACCTGAGCCCGGTTCCACGCAAGGCTGGCGAGCCGCGTTGCCGCTGACGGTCAAGGCAACTCTGGACGGTCCGGTTACCGGTACGCTCGATACCAGGCTTAGTCTGAGCAACAGCCCGGCGCTGCAAGCTCAGCTACATGAGGGTCGTCTGCAGCTGGCCGCCGACAATATCGAATATGCCGACGCCCGGTTCCATGACCTGCAGGCCGATATGTTTTTCCAGGGACTGGTCAATCAACAACTATTAAGCCTTACCCTGGGCAAGTCATCCGGTCTTGATTCGGCTGTGATGCAACTGAGCGGGCCAGGCGTCTCGCTGACCGATGCGCGGCTGGAGCTGGCCGGACTCAAACTTGATATGCCGCTCGACGGGCAGGGCGCGATACAGCTGGACGCACCCATCCGCCTTGCTGCGTCCAGGCTGGAACATGCCGTGCTACGCCCGCAAAGCTGGAATCTGGTCGGCAAGCTGGGCTATGGCGACGAGCAGCTCGATTGGGAGGGTGTGGCCGCTGCGGCTAGCGGACTGCAATTTGGCCTGAACATGACCTGGTCGGCGAACGCCGGCTGGCGAGCACGGCTGGCGCCTGACGCAATCTTTTTGCGTGCGGCCAATCCGCTCGCGCTTACGCTTGCCGATTGGCCTGCGTTGCTCGACCTGAGCGCAGGCCGGCTGATCGCCAACTTCGATGCCAGCGGTAATGCCTCGATTGAGCGGCTATCCGGGCGAATAAACCTTTCGGGTGGCAGCGGTATATATGACCGCATGGAATTCGACGGCCTCGAGCTGCCGCTGAGCGTAGAGCTGAGGGGTGAACAGGCTACTTTCACAGCGTCTTCTATAACGCTGCAAAGCCTGAATCCAGGCCTGCCAGTTGGCCCGGCCCGTATCGCCGGCCGCTACCAAACGACGCTTGAACAGATGTTGGCTGGTGAGCTGCGTATCGAACACGCCTCTACTGAAGTGCTGGGGGGTCGGCTATTGGTGCAACCGGCCACAGTCGATTTCTCGCAAGCACGCCAGAACCTTATGGTCCAGATGCAGGGCGTCGAGCTGACCGAGCTGTTTGAAGCCTATCCAGCGGAAGGACTCAGTGGCAACGGCATTATTGATGGTCAGCTGCCGGTCACCCTGACGGATAATGGCGTGATCATCGAGAACGGTTCAGTGAAGGCACGTGAGCCGGGAGGCGTCATGCAGTATCGCTCGGATAAGCTTGCTGCGCTGGGCGATAACCCGGGCATGCGAGAGCTGGTGCTGGCGCTGAATGATTTCCGGTACAGTGTGCTCGCGAGCGATATCGACTATGCCGAAAACGGTACACTCGTACTCGACCTGCGTCTTGAGGGGCATAATCCGGAATTGCAACAGGGGCGTCCGGTGCATCTCAACGTACGTCTGGAGGAGGATATCCCGGCGCTGTTGGCCAGCCTTCAGCTGAGCGGGCAAGTCAGCGATATCATTCAGAAACGGGTTCAGGAGCGGCTGCTGCAGCGGCGCTGA
- the ngg gene encoding N-acetylglutaminylglutamine synthetase: MTKHLHPDQHRLMRGQAPTYESMRAGQAQQGALETRRTEPVTIQCGWGRLLVGQTFSDYEVLANTLLEERPGERDIALYVADPQVVLSYAPQHLFLDPSDTMRLWFSDYRPAHQSSHGFQIRRPQNANDWSAINVLYASAGMVKVDPERITAREEGGPTYWLAEDEDTGEIIGTVMGLNHAKAFDDPEKGSSLWCLAADSQSMRLGIGEALVRHLVEYSMSRGCNYLDLSVMHDNNQAKTLYRKLGFRKLRTFAIKRKNSFNQPLFIGPETDKELNPYARLITREARRRGIEVVIEDAPAGMFILTHGARRIRCRESLSDVTSAVSMTLCQDKKLTHRTLQRRGLRTPQFQLAGEPEQNATFLAEHKALAVKPNNGEQGHGVAVNIRDAEALEEAIAEARQYDTEVLLESYHPGDDLRVLVINYEVVAAAIRKPAEICGDGSSPISRLIEKQSRRRQAATDGESRIPMDAETRRTVESQGYSLDDVLPAGQHLYVRRTANLHTGGVLLDVTERLHPELKQAAIRAAEALENPVVGLDFLVPAVDQPEYVIIEANERPGLANHEPQPTAERFIDLLFPLSRAHP, encoded by the coding sequence ATGACCAAGCACTTGCATCCCGACCAGCACCGGCTGATGCGCGGCCAGGCGCCAACCTACGAAAGCATGCGCGCCGGACAGGCCCAACAGGGTGCGTTGGAAACACGCCGCACTGAACCAGTAACCATCCAATGCGGCTGGGGACGCTTGCTGGTAGGCCAGACCTTCTCCGATTACGAGGTGCTGGCCAACACTCTGCTCGAAGAACGCCCCGGCGAGCGCGATATCGCGTTGTACGTAGCGGACCCGCAAGTGGTGCTGTCCTATGCGCCGCAGCATTTGTTCCTCGACCCCTCAGACACGATGCGCCTGTGGTTCAGCGACTACCGCCCGGCGCACCAGAGCTCGCATGGCTTCCAGATCCGTCGACCGCAAAATGCCAATGACTGGAGCGCAATCAATGTGTTGTACGCCTCGGCGGGCATGGTCAAGGTCGATCCTGAGCGCATTACCGCGCGTGAAGAGGGTGGCCCCACCTATTGGCTGGCCGAAGACGAAGATACCGGCGAAATCATTGGCACCGTTATGGGGCTCAATCATGCCAAAGCCTTCGATGACCCGGAGAAAGGCTCCAGCCTCTGGTGCCTTGCGGCTGACAGTCAGAGCATGCGACTAGGCATTGGCGAAGCGCTGGTGCGGCATCTGGTCGAATACTCCATGAGCCGTGGCTGCAACTATCTTGATCTGTCGGTGATGCATGACAACAACCAGGCCAAGACACTCTATCGCAAACTGGGCTTCCGCAAATTGCGCACCTTCGCGATCAAGCGCAAGAACAGCTTCAACCAGCCCTTGTTCATTGGTCCGGAGACGGACAAGGAGCTCAACCCCTACGCCCGCCTTATCACCCGTGAAGCGCGCCGCCGGGGGATCGAAGTGGTGATAGAGGATGCGCCCGCCGGGATGTTCATACTGACCCATGGTGCACGGCGCATCCGCTGCCGCGAATCGCTCAGCGACGTAACCAGCGCGGTGAGCATGACCCTGTGCCAGGACAAGAAGCTCACCCACCGTACCCTGCAGCGCCGTGGGCTGCGTACGCCGCAGTTTCAATTGGCGGGCGAGCCAGAGCAGAACGCGACGTTTCTTGCCGAACACAAGGCGCTCGCCGTCAAGCCGAACAATGGTGAACAAGGCCACGGCGTGGCAGTCAATATCCGCGACGCCGAGGCGCTGGAAGAGGCGATCGCCGAAGCCAGGCAATACGACACCGAAGTGTTGCTCGAGAGCTATCACCCCGGGGACGACCTGCGGGTACTGGTCATCAACTATGAAGTGGTAGCGGCGGCGATCCGCAAGCCTGCTGAAATCTGCGGCGATGGCAGCAGCCCTATCTCTCGACTCATCGAAAAACAAAGCCGCCGGCGACAGGCCGCCACGGACGGCGAAAGCCGGATTCCGATGGATGCCGAGACCCGACGCACGGTGGAATCCCAGGGCTATTCGTTAGACGACGTACTGCCCGCCGGTCAGCATCTGTATGTGCGGCGCACCGCTAACCTGCATACCGGTGGCGTTCTGCTGGATGTGACCGAGCGGCTGCATCCGGAGCTTAAGCAGGCTGCGATCCGTGCTGCCGAGGCGCTGGAAAATCCGGTGGTCGGGCTGGATTTCCTGGTGCCGGCAGTCGACCAACCCGAATACGTGATTATCGAAGCCAATGAGCGGCCCGGACTGGCAAACCACGAGCCCCAGCCAACCGCCGAGCGCTTCATCGACTTGCTGTTTCCGCTGAGTCGCGCGCATCCTTGA
- a CDS encoding NfeD family protein, with product MLTIDLFSSYGFWLVLGLLLLISELAAPGVIAVFFGIGALVVGLLTLAGVIESLPIQLLCFSMVSILALFGLRRRFRRWLHGDVSDRATGPDHGDLVGARVAVLEDFEQGQGAVQLNGAKWDAESDEPLKTGDAAWVSAHRGIVLRVTAKRPVTAR from the coding sequence ATGCTTACGATTGATCTGTTCAGCAGCTATGGCTTCTGGCTGGTGCTCGGTTTACTGCTGTTGATTTCAGAGCTGGCAGCGCCGGGCGTTATCGCCGTGTTTTTTGGAATCGGCGCGTTGGTGGTGGGTCTGTTGACCTTGGCTGGCGTGATCGAGAGCCTGCCGATACAGCTCTTATGTTTTTCGATGGTGAGCATTCTGGCGTTGTTCGGCTTGCGTCGGCGGTTTCGCCGATGGTTGCACGGTGACGTATCGGACCGGGCCACCGGGCCAGACCACGGCGATCTGGTGGGTGCTCGCGTGGCGGTACTGGAAGACTTCGAACAGGGCCAAGGCGCTGTGCAATTGAACGGGGCGAAATGGGATGCCGAGTCCGACGAGCCATTGAAAACCGGCGACGCGGCATGGGTATCAGCCCACCGCGGCATCGTTTTAAGGGTGACTGCGAAGCGCCCAGTGACAGCTAGATAA
- a CDS encoding N-acetylglutaminylglutamine amidotransferase, with protein MCGIAGELRFDGSPADMGALDRITHHMIKRGPDSAGLWSQGPVGFGHRRLKIMDLHAASGQPMADAELGLSMVFNGAIYNYPELRAELESMGYRFHSGGDTEVVLKGYHAWGEQLLPRMNGMFAFAIWERDAQRLFLARDRLGIKPLYLNRTNERLRFASSLPALLRGGGVDTSIDPIALNHYLSFHAVVPAPRTMLAGVEKLPPAHWLRINADGSQQQECWWTVQYGARAEEQDLTFDDWQDRVLDSLRASVKRRNLAAVDVGVLLSGGVDSSLLVGLLREAGADKLQTFSIGFADVNGEAGNEFKYSDLIAEHFATDHHQLMIPEQEILTELPSAFRAMNEPMVSHDCIAFYLLSREVSKHCKVVQSGQGADEIFAGYHWYPKVDEADDPLAAYQQAFMDRDFAEYRRTVQPAWAQQDYAGEFIRDHFAQPGATSGLDKAMRLDTSVMLVDDPVKRVDNMTMAWGLEARVPFLDHEVVELAARIPGKYKLPDEGKYVLKEASRKVIPAAVIDRPKGYFPVPGLKYLEGGTLDWVREALTSQRARERGLFNTDYVDTLLQDPKSHITPLRGSKLWQLAVLGLWLEAHEL; from the coding sequence ATGTGTGGAATAGCTGGAGAACTTCGCTTTGACGGGTCGCCCGCCGATATGGGCGCCCTGGACAGAATCACGCATCACATGATCAAACGTGGCCCGGATAGCGCTGGCCTGTGGTCACAGGGGCCGGTGGGTTTTGGCCACCGCCGCCTTAAAATCATGGATCTGCACGCTGCTTCAGGTCAGCCCATGGCGGACGCTGAACTTGGCCTCTCGATGGTCTTCAACGGTGCCATCTACAATTATCCTGAATTGCGCGCCGAGCTGGAGTCCATGGGCTACCGCTTTCATTCTGGGGGTGATACCGAGGTCGTGCTCAAGGGCTATCACGCCTGGGGTGAACAACTGCTGCCGCGTATGAACGGCATGTTCGCCTTTGCCATCTGGGAGCGCGATGCGCAGCGTCTGTTTCTTGCCCGTGACCGCCTGGGTATCAAGCCGCTGTATCTCAACCGCACCAACGAGCGTCTGCGCTTTGCCTCCAGCCTGCCCGCGTTGCTGCGGGGCGGTGGGGTCGATACATCCATCGACCCGATAGCGCTCAATCACTACCTGTCGTTTCATGCCGTGGTGCCGGCGCCACGCACCATGCTGGCCGGGGTCGAAAAACTGCCACCGGCGCACTGGCTGCGGATTAACGCGGACGGCAGCCAGCAGCAGGAATGCTGGTGGACCGTGCAATATGGTGCCCGCGCCGAAGAGCAGGATCTGACCTTCGACGACTGGCAGGACCGTGTGCTCGACAGCCTGCGCGCCTCGGTCAAACGGCGCAATCTGGCGGCGGTGGATGTCGGTGTATTGCTGTCTGGCGGGGTGGATTCAAGTCTGCTGGTCGGGCTGCTGCGCGAAGCCGGTGCAGACAAGCTGCAGACCTTCTCGATTGGTTTTGCTGACGTGAACGGTGAAGCCGGCAACGAATTCAAATATTCAGACCTGATCGCCGAGCATTTTGCCACCGACCACCATCAGCTGATGATTCCCGAACAGGAAATTCTCACCGAGCTGCCCAGCGCTTTCCGCGCAATGAACGAGCCGATGGTCAGCCATGACTGTATCGCCTTCTATCTGTTATCGCGGGAAGTATCCAAGCACTGCAAGGTAGTGCAGAGCGGCCAGGGCGCGGACGAGATCTTTGCCGGTTATCACTGGTATCCCAAGGTCGATGAGGCAGACGACCCGCTGGCAGCGTATCAACAGGCCTTCATGGACCGCGACTTCGCGGAGTACCGCCGTACGGTTCAACCCGCCTGGGCACAGCAGGATTACGCTGGCGAGTTCATTCGCGATCACTTTGCCCAGCCCGGCGCGACCAGCGGCCTGGACAAGGCCATGCGTCTGGACACCTCGGTGATGCTGGTGGATGACCCGGTCAAGCGCGTCGATAACATGACCATGGCCTGGGGGCTCGAAGCACGCGTGCCCTTCCTCGATCACGAAGTCGTCGAGCTGGCAGCGCGCATTCCCGGTAAGTACAAACTGCCGGACGAAGGCAAATATGTGCTCAAGGAAGCCTCACGCAAGGTGATTCCCGCTGCAGTGATTGATCGGCCCAAGGGCTATTTTCCGGTGCCGGGACTCAAGTATCTGGAGGGCGGCACCCTGGACTGGGTACGCGAAGCGTTGACCAGCCAGCGGGCCCGCGAGCGTGGCCTGTTCAATACCGATTATGTAGACACCCTGCTGCAAGACCCGAAGAGCCATATCACGCCGCTTCGCGGATCGAAGCTGTGGCAGCTCGCCGTCCTGGGATTATGGCTGGAGGCCCACGAACTCTGA
- a CDS encoding MarR family winged helix-turn-helix transcriptional regulator has translation MHMMHDLYLSLRRLQRASEIHAKRLGRHSGLTPIQLLILHSIKAMGEGTLGQLAKQVSVSQATLSTIIDRLENRELLHRIRSQRDKRKVHLALTDKGLAAIQAEPALLPSQFLERFGQLADWEQLMLLASLQRVAGLLEADQNGSAAWFENETVA, from the coding sequence ATGCACATGATGCACGACCTTTACCTTTCCCTCAGACGACTGCAGCGGGCCAGCGAGATTCATGCCAAGCGCCTTGGCCGGCACAGCGGACTGACGCCTATCCAGCTATTGATCCTGCACAGCATCAAAGCCATGGGCGAGGGCACTCTGGGCCAGCTGGCAAAGCAGGTCAGCGTGTCCCAGGCGACGCTCAGTACTATCATTGACCGCCTCGAGAACCGAGAGTTGCTTCATCGTATTCGCAGCCAGCGTGACAAGCGCAAGGTGCATCTGGCCCTGACCGATAAAGGTCTGGCTGCGATCCAGGCAGAACCCGCCCTGTTGCCAAGCCAGTTCCTTGAACGGTTCGGCCAGTTGGCTGATTGGGAGCAACTGATGTTGTTGGCCAGTCTGCAACGGGTAGCCGGCTTGCTTGAAGCGGATCAGAACGGATCTGCCGCATGGTTCGAGAACGAGACTGTGGCCTGA
- a CDS encoding YnbE family lipoprotein — protein sequence MRWRLFPMVAMAAAFMVGCTPTVKVEAPSEPININLNVKIQHEIYVRVDKELDELFSESSGLF from the coding sequence ATGCGTTGGCGACTGTTTCCGATGGTGGCAATGGCTGCGGCGTTCATGGTGGGTTGCACGCCCACCGTAAAAGTGGAAGCGCCCAGCGAACCGATCAACATCAACCTGAACGTAAAGATTCAGCATGAGATCTACGTCAGGGTGGACAAGGAGCTTGATGAGCTCTTCAGTGAATCAAGTGGGTTGTTCTGA
- a CDS encoding YdbL family protein, with amino-acid sequence MRMSIRMGGLLLALMMSLPALAMSLNEAMSALPAAKAAGQLGEQPNGYLGVVNPGGNAAEIASQINQARRNEYQKLAKENGIQQRDVESMAGKKAIERTASGQYIMLNGVWMKK; translated from the coding sequence ATGCGTATGAGTATCAGAATGGGCGGTCTTCTGCTGGCGCTGATGATGAGTCTGCCTGCACTGGCGATGAGTCTGAACGAGGCGATGTCGGCGTTGCCGGCGGCGAAAGCGGCCGGCCAGCTTGGCGAGCAGCCCAACGGTTACCTCGGAGTGGTGAACCCGGGCGGCAATGCCGCTGAGATTGCCAGCCAGATCAATCAGGCGCGCCGCAATGAATATCAGAAACTGGCCAAGGAAAACGGCATTCAACAGCGCGACGTCGAATCCATGGCCGGCAAGAAAGCCATCGAGCGTACAGCGTCGGGGCAGTACATCATGCTCAACGGGGTATGGATGAAGAAGTGA
- a CDS encoding phospholipase D-like domain-containing protein: protein MDALARLNRPRRHLRLRSRIALVFLLTWVALALYQATRPLPPGMSFTGPLRPASDLALLTDQTYRSTEGEAVSEQQIFDEVFRLIGQARKLIVVDMFLFNEFSAQDSYRGLTGQMTDALIAARQTQPDIQVVLITDPFNHLYGGIRSTHLERLDEAGVQIVYSNINQLPASNPVWSGLWMLCCSWVGNNPDGGWLPNPVADTDVTLRTYLHLLNFRANHRKTLVVDQGNDWVGLVTSANPQDASSRHSNTAIRFSGAAALDLLQTERAVLEMSDAAAGVGWPQPPEPASEVIDPAIQVLTEGAIRDALLDMINSAERGDRLDMEVFYLSHRPVISALIRAHQRGVNIRAILDPNRDAFGREKNGIPNRQAAWDLHKAGIELRWCFTQGEQCHRKWIRLERANGTAELISGSANFTRRNLDDLNQETSVRLVASQHPALDESRQVFEKVWSNANGATYSQPYGTFADHSWARYALYRLMEATGLSTF, encoded by the coding sequence ATGGATGCATTAGCGCGGTTGAACCGCCCGCGACGCCACCTCCGACTGCGCAGCCGTATCGCGCTGGTATTTCTGCTGACCTGGGTCGCCCTGGCGCTGTATCAGGCGACACGACCATTGCCGCCCGGCATGTCGTTTACCGGCCCGCTGCGCCCAGCTAGCGACCTGGCTTTGCTGACTGACCAAACCTACCGTTCAACCGAAGGCGAGGCGGTCAGCGAGCAGCAGATATTCGACGAGGTATTCAGGCTGATCGGCCAGGCGCGTAAACTCATCGTGGTCGACATGTTCCTGTTTAATGAGTTCTCCGCTCAGGACAGCTATCGCGGGCTGACAGGGCAGATGACCGATGCCCTGATCGCAGCGCGGCAAACTCAACCGGACATTCAGGTGGTATTGATCACCGACCCGTTCAATCATCTCTACGGCGGCATACGGTCAACGCATCTAGAACGTCTTGATGAAGCCGGCGTGCAGATTGTGTACAGCAATATCAACCAATTGCCCGCGTCGAACCCGGTCTGGTCCGGGCTGTGGATGCTGTGTTGCAGCTGGGTGGGTAACAACCCTGACGGCGGGTGGCTGCCGAACCCGGTGGCCGACACGGACGTAACACTGCGAACCTATCTACATCTGCTTAATTTCCGCGCTAACCACCGCAAGACGCTGGTCGTCGACCAGGGAAATGACTGGGTTGGCCTGGTCACTTCGGCCAACCCACAGGATGCAAGCAGTCGGCACAGCAATACCGCCATCCGCTTCAGTGGTGCCGCTGCGCTGGATCTGCTGCAGACCGAGCGTGCCGTATTGGAGATGTCCGACGCAGCGGCTGGTGTTGGTTGGCCGCAACCACCGGAACCGGCATCTGAAGTCATCGATCCCGCGATCCAGGTGTTGACGGAAGGCGCGATTCGCGACGCCTTACTGGACATGATCAACTCGGCAGAACGCGGCGACCGCCTGGATATGGAAGTGTTTTATCTATCCCACCGGCCGGTAATCAGCGCGCTGATTCGCGCTCACCAGCGCGGCGTGAATATCAGAGCGATTCTGGATCCGAACCGCGACGCCTTCGGCCGCGAAAAGAATGGCATTCCGAACCGCCAGGCTGCCTGGGATCTGCATAAAGCCGGTATCGAGTTGCGCTGGTGTTTTACCCAGGGCGAGCAATGCCACCGCAAATGGATCCGGCTGGAGCGGGCCAACGGTACCGCCGAATTGATCAGCGGCTCGGCCAACTTCACCCGCCGTAACCTCGATGATCTCAATCAGGAGACCAGTGTCCGGCTGGTTGCCAGCCAGCACCCCGCACTGGATGAAAGCCGCCAGGTATTTGAAAAGGTCTGGTCAAATGCTAACGGCGCGACATACAGCCAGCCCTATGGAACATTCGCCGATCACTCGTGGGCTCGCTATGCCCTGTACCGGCTGATGGAGGCCACCGGCCTCTCTACGTTCTGA